A single genomic interval of Rosistilla ulvae harbors:
- a CDS encoding DUF58 domain-containing protein, with translation MYQTFAKYLDHDAYTALNALRLKSRHRFAGSAAGEHRSFRMGQAIEFAQHRQYAPGDDLRYLDWKIYGRTDKYYLKQSEDETDLCCYVLLDNSESMSFAGTDSEISKLQYARKLAVALAFVTLAGQDRIGLGMLSDRLFDYLPPSSAISQLSRWDEVFEKTPAAGGTDLPSGVAQFVDQARQPGLVVLISDLLGPEQGLQGALTLLRGAGHDAIVLHVMDRQEREFRFDGELHFEGLESAGEVDVNGAQIRNAYLEELDNFIEKQRQNCWGLGFEFSTVLTDLPLAAALSSHFRH, from the coding sequence ATGTATCAAACGTTTGCCAAGTATTTGGATCACGACGCGTACACGGCGCTGAATGCTTTGCGTCTGAAGTCGCGGCATCGCTTCGCCGGTTCTGCGGCGGGAGAGCATCGCAGTTTTCGGATGGGGCAAGCTATCGAGTTCGCGCAGCATCGCCAGTATGCGCCGGGGGACGATCTGCGTTACCTCGACTGGAAGATCTACGGGCGGACCGACAAGTACTATCTGAAGCAGAGCGAAGACGAAACGGATTTGTGCTGTTACGTGTTGCTCGATAACAGCGAGAGCATGTCGTTTGCTGGCACCGATTCGGAAATTTCCAAGCTGCAGTACGCACGCAAGTTGGCGGTCGCGTTGGCCTTCGTCACGCTAGCGGGACAAGACCGGATCGGTCTGGGAATGTTGAGCGATCGCTTGTTCGACTATCTGCCGCCGTCGAGCGCCATCAGCCAACTGTCCCGCTGGGACGAGGTCTTTGAAAAAACGCCAGCTGCCGGGGGGACCGACCTGCCTAGTGGTGTGGCGCAATTTGTCGATCAGGCTCGGCAACCGGGGCTGGTCGTCTTGATCAGCGATCTGTTGGGACCCGAGCAGGGGCTGCAGGGAGCGCTGACGCTTTTGCGTGGTGCAGGACATGATGCAATTGTGCTGCATGTAATGGATCGGCAGGAGAGGGAGTTTCGCTTCGACGGCGAACTCCATTTTGAGGGTCTCGAATCTGCGGGTGAGGTCGATGTTAACGGCGCTCAGATACGCAATGCTTATCTAGAGGAGCTGGATAACTTTATAGAAAAGCAGCGCCAAAACTGTTGGGGGCTGGGATTTGAGTTTTCGACAGTGTTGACCGATTTACCCTTGGCGGCGGCCTTGTCGTCGCACTTCCGCCATTGA
- a CDS encoding glycogen/starch/alpha-glucan phosphorylase, whose product MTATTLTKPASIDLAGLDEEIRRHLHYTLGYHERDVSPRYVCRATALAVRDRLVGSWQQTRDAIRETDQRRVYYLSLEFLIGRSLSNAIQNIDLDGPAREALHQYGLSLEEVAEKEHDAGLGNGGLGRLAACFLDSCANLKLPVVGYGIRYEYGMFHQHIENGRQIEDPDHWLRDGNPWEMERPDEAQNVHFYGYTEHYRDDEGTPRCRWAGSHDVVAVPYDMPIPGYRNKTVNTLRLWKAAATDAFDLEEFNSGSYPEAVASKNMAEQISMVLYPNDASENGKELRLKQQYFLVSASLQDIVKDWVEKHGDDFTDFGKKNCFQLNDTHPACAVAELMRILLDQYQMEWQQAWEITTQCMAYTNHTLLPEALERWSVSLFSRLLPRLLDIIYEINHRFLAEVSKKWPGDVARQRRMSLVEEGENPHIRMAHLAIVGSFSVNGVAGLHTELLKSGLFQDFYELWPKKFNNKTNGVTQRRWLAHCNPGLRDLLNETIGEGWQTDLSQIERLRPFAEDAAFRKRWAEVKLQNKRRLIEYVRQTTGIEFQEAALFDVQVKRIHEYKRQLLNLLHVLNLYDRIQRGDTAGMVPRCVLIGGKAAPGYHVAKMIVNLINNVASVINADEKANDLLKLVFLPNYRVSAMEVICPATELSEQISTAGKEASGTGNMKFMMNGALTIGTLDGANIEIREQAGDDNFFLFGLDAAEVAETKKAYDPNKIIAGDEEIQRIMAMIEGGRFDAGNPGTFNILTAGLRNPYDPWLTIADLRDYIDTQRKVDAAYQDQEGWNRMSILNTANSGWFSSDRTIQQYADEIWQAKPLG is encoded by the coding sequence ATGACAGCAACAACTTTAACCAAACCCGCGTCGATTGATCTCGCTGGCCTGGACGAAGAAATTCGGCGGCACCTGCACTATACCCTCGGGTATCACGAACGGGATGTTTCGCCTCGCTACGTCTGTCGCGCGACAGCTTTGGCGGTTCGCGATCGATTGGTGGGCAGTTGGCAGCAGACGCGCGACGCGATTCGTGAGACCGATCAGCGCCGCGTCTATTATCTATCGCTTGAGTTCTTGATCGGGCGTTCGTTGAGCAACGCGATCCAGAACATCGACCTCGATGGTCCCGCTCGCGAGGCGTTGCACCAATACGGTTTGAGCCTGGAAGAGGTCGCCGAAAAGGAGCACGATGCGGGACTTGGCAACGGTGGTTTGGGCCGCTTGGCAGCTTGTTTTCTCGACAGTTGCGCCAACTTGAAACTGCCGGTCGTTGGTTACGGCATCCGTTACGAATACGGCATGTTCCACCAACACATCGAAAACGGCCGCCAAATCGAAGATCCCGATCATTGGTTGCGCGATGGCAATCCGTGGGAGATGGAGCGTCCCGACGAAGCGCAGAACGTTCATTTCTACGGCTACACCGAACACTACCGCGACGACGAGGGAACACCTCGTTGTCGTTGGGCCGGCAGCCACGACGTCGTTGCCGTTCCTTACGACATGCCGATCCCGGGCTATCGCAACAAGACCGTCAACACGCTGCGGTTGTGGAAAGCGGCGGCGACCGACGCTTTCGATCTGGAAGAGTTCAATTCGGGCAGTTACCCCGAAGCTGTCGCGTCGAAAAACATGGCCGAACAGATTTCGATGGTCCTGTATCCCAACGATGCTAGCGAAAACGGGAAGGAACTGCGTCTGAAGCAGCAATACTTCCTGGTCTCGGCCAGCTTGCAAGATATCGTCAAGGATTGGGTCGAAAAGCACGGCGATGACTTCACCGACTTTGGCAAGAAGAATTGCTTCCAATTAAACGACACGCACCCCGCGTGTGCCGTCGCCGAATTGATGCGGATCTTGTTGGATCAGTATCAGATGGAATGGCAGCAGGCTTGGGAAATCACCACGCAGTGCATGGCATACACCAACCACACGCTGTTGCCCGAGGCGTTGGAGCGTTGGTCGGTCTCGCTGTTCAGCCGTTTGCTGCCGCGATTGTTGGACATCATCTATGAGATCAACCATCGCTTCCTGGCTGAAGTCTCCAAGAAATGGCCGGGCGATGTGGCGCGTCAACGCCGCATGTCGTTGGTCGAAGAAGGAGAGAATCCTCACATCCGGATGGCACATCTGGCGATCGTCGGCAGTTTCTCGGTCAACGGCGTTGCTGGGTTGCACACCGAACTGTTGAAGAGCGGTCTGTTCCAGGACTTCTATGAACTGTGGCCGAAGAAGTTCAATAACAAGACGAATGGCGTGACCCAACGTCGTTGGTTGGCGCACTGCAATCCAGGGCTTCGCGATCTGTTGAACGAGACGATTGGCGAGGGCTGGCAGACCGATTTGAGCCAGATCGAACGGCTGCGTCCGTTTGCCGAAGACGCTGCGTTTCGCAAGCGTTGGGCAGAGGTCAAACTGCAAAACAAGCGTCGCTTGATCGAATACGTTCGCCAGACAACGGGGATCGAATTCCAAGAAGCTGCGTTGTTCGACGTGCAGGTCAAACGGATTCACGAGTACAAGCGTCAGCTGTTGAATCTGCTGCACGTGTTGAATCTGTACGACCGGATCCAACGTGGCGACACCGCGGGGATGGTTCCGCGTTGCGTGTTGATCGGTGGCAAAGCGGCTCCCGGATATCACGTTGCCAAGATGATCGTCAACTTGATCAACAACGTCGCTAGCGTGATCAACGCCGATGAAAAAGCGAACGACCTGTTGAAGCTGGTCTTCCTGCCGAACTACCGCGTTTCAGCGATGGAAGTGATCTGCCCGGCGACTGAACTGTCCGAACAGATCTCGACCGCGGGTAAAGAGGCGTCGGGTACCGGCAACATGAAGTTCATGATGAACGGTGCTCTGACGATCGGAACGCTCGACGGTGCGAATATCGAGATTCGCGAACAGGCGGGCGATGACAATTTCTTCCTGTTCGGACTCGATGCGGCAGAAGTTGCAGAGACCAAAAAGGCTTACGATCCCAACAAGATTATCGCCGGCGACGAAGAGATCCAACGGATCATGGCGATGATCGAAGGTGGTCGGTTCGACGCTGGGAATCCTGGAACGTTTAACATCTTGACCGCCGGGCTCCGCAATCCTTACGACCCGTGGCTGACGATCGCCGATCTTCGCGATTACATCGACACGCAACGCAAGGTCGATGCGGCGTACCAAGATCAAGAGGGTTGGAACCGGATGAGCATCTTGAACACAGCCAACAGCGGCTGGTTCTCGAGCGATCGCACGATCCAACAATACGCCGACGAGATCTGGCAAGCCAAGCCGTTGGGCTAG
- a CDS encoding spermine/spermidine synthase domain-containing protein — translation MERPNFEILAYEDSPLGPLCLRRRELLSQPGTIVTEVTLNHEFLMSSLNTDSERQISNRAVEIHGGPNLKTLVGGLGLGYTAQELLKHENVASVDVIEYLPQVVDWLRQGLVPLSSELNAAEQLKIIAGDVYQRLAESPTDRYDLIVIDVDHSPSDQLGEEENGFYTRDGLLAAKAHLAEHGVLAVWSYAQSSQFSVALRETFESVHVEPVKTFNALVDHWQTDWLFFATDRQLDPAELPQPEQDAAT, via the coding sequence GTGGAACGCCCCAACTTTGAAATCTTGGCCTACGAAGATTCGCCGCTGGGGCCGCTCTGCCTGCGTCGCCGCGAACTGCTCTCCCAACCCGGGACGATCGTCACCGAGGTGACGCTGAATCACGAGTTCCTGATGAGCAGTCTGAATACCGATTCGGAGCGTCAGATCTCCAACCGCGCCGTCGAGATCCATGGCGGCCCCAATTTGAAAACCTTGGTCGGCGGACTGGGGCTGGGCTACACAGCACAAGAACTGCTGAAGCATGAGAACGTCGCATCGGTCGACGTGATCGAATACCTTCCGCAAGTTGTCGATTGGCTGCGGCAGGGTTTGGTGCCGCTATCGAGCGAATTAAACGCAGCGGAACAGTTGAAGATCATCGCGGGGGATGTCTATCAGCGGCTGGCGGAATCGCCAACGGATCGATACGACCTGATCGTGATCGATGTCGACCATTCCCCCAGCGATCAACTGGGAGAAGAAGAGAACGGCTTCTACACTCGCGATGGGCTGTTAGCGGCCAAAGCACATCTGGCCGAACATGGCGTGCTGGCTGTCTGGTCGTATGCCCAGAGCAGCCAGTTTTCAGTAGCGCTGCGAGAAACCTTTGAAAGCGTGCATGTCGAACCGGTGAAGACTTTCAACGCTCTGGTTGACCATTGGCAAACCGATTGGCTGTTTTTCGCCACCGACCGACAGCTCGATCCGGCTGAGTTGCCTCAGCCGGAGCAGGATGCGGCAACCTAG
- a CDS encoding sulfatase — protein sequence MRLMLLFACLVLAPLVSSAAERPNVLLICVDDLRPELNCFGKSYIRSPNIDALAARGRIFERHYVQAPTCGASRFAMLTGRYGPSDNGALFKRAAQIAKNADSVSASMPAWFRQNGYTTVSVGKVSHHPGGRGGSNWDQEDKLEMPHSWDRHLLPAGPWQHPRGAMHGLAHGEIRHDPSKMDLIQSSEGDDSIYPDGLITDEALRQLDRLSGDDGEQPFFLAVGIIRPHLPFGAPAKYMQPYRDLTLPPISHPEKPSGKTTWHRSGEFMRYNRWGKDPNHDAEFATAVRKHYAACVTYADAQVGKLLERLNQLGQQDNTIIVLWGDHGWHLGEHGIWGKHALFEESLRSPLVICHPGLPNPGVATRSIVESVDIFPTLCSLSGLPQPDFVDGVSLTPILQSADAAGHPAVSYAKAQTLRTDTHRLILHRDGYVELYDHRGEDGETTNIAEKHPELVEAMLQQLRQRVKG from the coding sequence ATGCGTTTGATGCTCCTGTTTGCTTGTCTCGTCTTGGCACCGTTGGTCTCATCGGCTGCCGAGCGTCCCAATGTTTTATTGATCTGTGTCGACGATCTACGACCCGAATTGAACTGCTTTGGGAAGTCGTACATTCGCTCGCCGAATATCGACGCATTGGCGGCTCGCGGTCGGATCTTCGAACGCCATTATGTTCAAGCCCCGACGTGCGGAGCGTCGCGGTTTGCGATGCTGACCGGGCGTTATGGTCCCAGCGACAACGGGGCACTGTTTAAGCGAGCCGCTCAGATCGCGAAAAATGCCGACTCGGTCTCCGCCAGCATGCCTGCCTGGTTTCGGCAAAACGGCTACACGACGGTTTCGGTTGGCAAGGTCTCGCATCATCCCGGCGGACGAGGCGGCTCCAATTGGGACCAGGAGGATAAATTGGAGATGCCGCATTCGTGGGATCGCCATCTGTTGCCCGCCGGACCGTGGCAGCATCCACGCGGCGCGATGCATGGTTTGGCCCACGGCGAGATCCGTCACGACCCTTCCAAGATGGATCTGATTCAATCGAGCGAAGGGGACGATTCGATCTATCCCGATGGCTTGATCACCGACGAAGCGCTGCGTCAGTTAGATCGATTGAGCGGCGACGACGGCGAGCAGCCTTTCTTTTTGGCCGTTGGTATCATCCGACCGCATCTGCCGTTTGGAGCTCCTGCAAAATACATGCAGCCCTATCGCGATCTCACCCTGCCGCCGATTTCTCATCCGGAGAAGCCGTCGGGAAAGACGACGTGGCACCGATCGGGAGAGTTCATGCGATACAACCGTTGGGGCAAGGATCCGAATCACGATGCCGAATTTGCGACCGCCGTGCGGAAGCATTACGCAGCGTGTGTCACGTACGCCGACGCTCAGGTTGGCAAGCTCTTGGAGCGATTGAATCAGCTGGGACAACAGGACAACACGATCATTGTGTTATGGGGCGACCACGGCTGGCATTTGGGAGAGCACGGGATCTGGGGGAAGCACGCGTTGTTTGAAGAGTCGTTGCGATCGCCGTTGGTGATCTGCCATCCCGGTCTGCCCAATCCAGGCGTAGCAACGCGGTCGATCGTCGAAAGCGTCGACATCTTTCCGACTCTGTGCAGTCTGAGCGGTCTGCCGCAGCCCGATTTTGTCGACGGAGTTTCCTTGACGCCGATTCTCCAATCGGCAGATGCCGCCGGGCATCCAGCGGTCTCGTACGCCAAGGCTCAAACGCTTCGTACCGACACGCACCGCTTGATCCTCCATCGCGATGGCTACGTCGAACTGTACGATCATCGCGGCGAGGATGGTGAGACAACAAACATCGCCGAAAAACATCCCGAGCTGGTCGAAGCGATGCTGCAGCAGTTGCGTCAGCGGGTCAAAGGTTAA
- a CDS encoding flagellar hook-basal body complex protein: MGLASALSTALTGLSAAETQIDVIGNNLANAQTVGFKASTAVFATQFLQTQSLGAAPTAENGGTNPRQVGLGVQVAEITPDFTQGTIEISSTPSHLAIQGEGFFIVESSQGENLYTRNGIFKLNSENQLTTSTGQRLLGFGADESFRIQETQLEPITIPLGSESVARATNEVTFEGTLTPKGEVATAAEVIQSAILGDAAVPRPDGSDINIGTSPVPSSNSVTTTVAGGGALAAGNYQYRFTYVDNAGRETVPSAPISVNAATGQQITLGSLPASPSPEYTSVNIYRTEAGGSEFFQLDTAATAGSYIDDGSVALSTTPLDTDTLSGNYTYMVTYHKTGSTESIPSVLIGPQNVVDGRITIDNFPIPPTPPTGGGFPEYDEIRIYRNLANDQNNFYLVDTVSPYDTYTDSKSDAEIADLDITGNKLLDLDGPTINSNTLLTNVLKRDGLNYSPVFTVGTMSYQGEKGDRLLGTKELEITATSTVQDLIDFVESASGIQILQVDSQNPIPGSENNIPGETGTLIPGGYIQDGAIRFVSNNGELNALDIDLTAFRIEDDLGNVTVPNLAFGTIQEAVGTSAVADFVVYDSLGNPLDMRVTTALEERTDEQTVYRWYADSSENQSTTSNGISVGTGLIRFDGNGNFISASNTEVNINRSGSPSISPLQFELDFTSVSGLATDTASLAATRQDGSAPGVLTSYVVGEDGIVRGVFSNGVTRDLGQIQLARFANPAGLDQRGQNLYAQGINTGLPVQGGPGENGIGAIRAGALELSNTDMGADLVDLVLAGTQYRGNTRVITSTQELLDELLNLAR, from the coding sequence ATGGGACTGGCATCTGCACTCAGCACGGCATTGACGGGCCTCAGCGCCGCTGAAACCCAGATCGATGTAATCGGCAACAACTTGGCCAATGCGCAGACGGTTGGGTTTAAAGCCTCGACCGCTGTCTTTGCGACGCAGTTCTTGCAGACCCAATCGCTAGGTGCTGCGCCGACCGCCGAAAACGGCGGTACCAACCCGCGCCAGGTTGGTTTGGGTGTGCAGGTCGCCGAGATCACCCCCGACTTCACCCAAGGGACGATCGAAATCAGCTCGACTCCATCGCACCTGGCCATCCAGGGCGAGGGCTTCTTTATCGTTGAGAGTTCTCAAGGCGAGAATCTGTACACGCGGAATGGAATCTTCAAGCTCAACAGCGAAAACCAGTTAACCACGTCGACGGGCCAGCGTTTGCTTGGGTTTGGTGCCGACGAATCGTTTCGTATTCAAGAGACACAGCTCGAACCGATCACGATTCCGCTGGGCAGTGAATCGGTCGCTCGGGCGACAAACGAAGTCACCTTCGAAGGAACGCTGACGCCCAAGGGGGAGGTCGCAACCGCTGCTGAAGTGATCCAAAGCGCGATCTTGGGGGATGCTGCGGTCCCACGTCCCGACGGCAGCGACATCAACATTGGTACATCACCGGTTCCATCGTCGAATAGTGTCACGACAACGGTCGCCGGAGGTGGCGCGCTAGCTGCGGGCAATTATCAGTATCGGTTCACCTACGTCGACAACGCTGGCCGTGAAACGGTCCCCAGCGCGCCGATCTCGGTCAACGCAGCAACCGGTCAACAGATCACCCTTGGCAGCCTGCCCGCCTCCCCCTCACCAGAATACACTTCGGTGAACATCTACCGTACCGAGGCGGGGGGGAGCGAGTTTTTCCAACTCGACACCGCCGCGACCGCTGGCAGCTACATCGACGACGGCTCCGTCGCCCTTTCGACGACTCCACTGGACACCGACACGCTTAGCGGCAACTACACCTACATGGTGACGTATCACAAAACGGGCTCAACCGAGAGCATTCCGAGCGTTCTGATCGGTCCTCAAAACGTCGTTGATGGCCGGATCACCATCGACAATTTCCCGATCCCACCAACTCCGCCAACCGGAGGTGGTTTCCCTGAATACGATGAAATCCGCATCTATCGCAACCTGGCGAACGACCAGAACAATTTCTATCTGGTCGACACCGTCTCCCCCTACGATACGTATACCGATAGCAAATCCGACGCGGAGATCGCCGATCTGGACATCACGGGGAACAAACTGTTGGATCTCGACGGGCCCACGATCAACAGCAACACGCTGTTGACCAACGTCCTTAAACGGGACGGGCTCAACTATTCACCCGTCTTCACCGTGGGAACAATGTCCTACCAGGGTGAAAAAGGGGATCGCTTGCTGGGAACGAAAGAACTGGAGATCACCGCGACCTCCACGGTGCAAGATCTGATCGATTTTGTCGAATCGGCGTCCGGTATCCAGATCCTGCAGGTCGATTCACAAAACCCGATCCCGGGGTCGGAGAACAATATCCCCGGTGAAACCGGAACCTTGATTCCAGGTGGCTACATCCAGGACGGTGCGATTCGGTTTGTCAGCAACAACGGCGAATTGAATGCTTTGGACATCGATCTAACAGCGTTCCGGATCGAAGACGATCTTGGAAACGTCACCGTTCCCAACCTCGCCTTTGGAACAATTCAAGAAGCGGTAGGAACCAGTGCGGTCGCCGACTTTGTCGTCTACGATTCGCTCGGTAATCCCTTGGACATGCGAGTAACGACTGCGCTGGAAGAACGGACCGACGAACAGACCGTTTATCGTTGGTACGCCGACAGTTCGGAAAACCAGTCGACCACCAGCAACGGGATCTCCGTCGGCACCGGCTTGATTCGATTCGACGGCAACGGCAACTTCATCTCCGCATCGAACACCGAAGTGAATATCAACCGCAGCGGATCGCCTAGTATTTCGCCGCTGCAATTCGAACTCGATTTCACTTCGGTATCCGGCTTGGCCACCGATACGGCCTCGCTCGCCGCGACTCGACAAGACGGTTCGGCTCCCGGTGTATTGACCAGCTACGTTGTCGGTGAAGACGGTATCGTGCGTGGCGTGTTCAGCAACGGTGTGACCCGCGACCTCGGACAGATCCAGCTCGCCCGTTTCGCCAACCCCGCCGGCCTCGACCAACGCGGCCAGAACCTTTACGCCCAAGGCATCAACACCGGCCTGCCGGTTCAAGGTGGTCCCGGCGAAAACGGTATCGGAGCGATCCGCGCCGGTGCGTTGGAATTGTCCAACACCGACATGGGTGCCGACCTGGTCGACCTCGTGCTCGCCGGAACGCAGTACCGGGGCAACACGCGGGTGATCACTTCGACTCAAGAACTGTTGGACGAATTGCTGAACCTGGCGCGTTAA
- a CDS encoding flagellar hook assembly protein FlgD: MSQIAATGATSSASSSADAAESGLNDLNLDDFLTLLITEMQNQDPLNPMENAEMLQQIGQIREIGATNDLTETLGNLSLSQQLTTASNLIGREVSGLSDDAEEISGKIDRVSVETDSEGGDSRNVKVHIGEKTIQVGNIREIVEG; the protein is encoded by the coding sequence ATGTCTCAAATTGCTGCAACAGGTGCTACCTCATCCGCTAGCAGTTCGGCGGACGCTGCCGAGAGTGGACTCAACGACCTGAATCTCGACGACTTCTTGACGCTGCTGATCACCGAAATGCAGAACCAAGATCCGTTGAATCCGATGGAAAACGCGGAAATGCTGCAACAGATCGGTCAGATTCGCGAGATCGGTGCGACCAACGATCTGACCGAAACGCTGGGCAATCTTTCGCTCAGCCAACAGCTGACAACCGCTAGCAACCTGATCGGCCGCGAGGTCTCCGGACTCAGCGACGACGCCGAAGAGATCAGTGGAAAGATCGATCGGGTCTCGGTAGAGACCGATAGTGAGGGCGGAGATTCCCGGAATGTCAAAGTTCACATTGGTGAAAAGACGATACAAGTAGGGAACATCCGGGAGATCGTCGAAGGCTAG
- a CDS encoding flagellar hook-length control protein FliK, with product MGDSISLNSINAIRRGNNASLQLQLDPTDLTSGFAQIFEAAPATRERPQPKADEPAAPKATNKPDSEDRDDDESYDSAAVGQTAATPIAQTSEPLEASVEEPIAAEAGLADPDQQPASATPNGEELDAEANENVAAVAPTDSAGENAAATEADLAVDANSSDTAESTPLDTPIENVEATEQPEAFEESLAETDTTSELVAEPVSDAADQQDSQVVAVAPVSESDPNVEPEDPAIAKAAAEELEPAIARSDVEPGSQKSKRRFSKDSGEERIVGLPNGTQPPADSVQPASTQRPAEGTSPAIVAPAELAVAEELPVDLPSVDATAALSQPVPEAEPASQSAATSIPIAAAKQTEAAARSSATPLADAAPTIGSAKIETAGNATTATAAKAKSTDTNPLDQVDRAKLLQRVSRAFQQLGTDGGSLKIRLHPPRLGSVGIDVNVSGRKINARIVTESEAASHALRENLHDLKNRLAEQGFQIESIEIGMESEMGTSQGGQQEQRETFQNFAAPPRPPMPEPVAPTELPQEIGSSTGSSTEQLDLVA from the coding sequence ATGGGCGACTCGATTTCGCTCAACTCGATCAACGCAATTCGCCGAGGCAATAATGCTTCGTTGCAATTGCAGTTGGATCCGACCGACCTGACCAGCGGCTTTGCCCAAATCTTTGAAGCCGCTCCGGCGACGCGCGAGCGGCCGCAGCCCAAGGCCGACGAACCGGCGGCCCCCAAAGCGACAAACAAGCCCGATTCGGAAGATCGCGACGACGATGAGTCGTACGATTCCGCGGCCGTTGGACAAACCGCCGCGACACCGATCGCACAAACATCCGAACCACTGGAAGCTTCGGTCGAAGAACCGATCGCCGCCGAAGCAGGCCTCGCCGATCCGGATCAGCAGCCGGCATCGGCCACGCCCAACGGCGAAGAGCTCGATGCGGAAGCCAACGAAAACGTAGCGGCTGTCGCGCCAACCGACAGCGCCGGCGAGAACGCTGCGGCAACGGAAGCTGATTTGGCCGTCGATGCAAATTCGTCGGACACCGCAGAATCGACGCCGTTGGACACCCCGATCGAGAACGTCGAAGCGACCGAGCAGCCCGAAGCATTCGAGGAATCGCTGGCCGAAACCGACACGACATCCGAACTTGTCGCGGAACCGGTTTCCGATGCGGCCGATCAGCAGGATAGCCAGGTGGTTGCTGTCGCCCCGGTTTCGGAATCCGATCCCAACGTAGAACCAGAGGATCCAGCGATCGCCAAAGCGGCGGCAGAAGAACTGGAACCAGCGATCGCCCGCAGCGACGTGGAGCCGGGATCACAGAAATCGAAACGGCGATTCAGCAAGGATTCAGGCGAAGAACGGATCGTCGGGCTGCCCAACGGAACCCAGCCGCCCGCCGATTCGGTGCAGCCGGCTTCGACTCAGCGACCGGCCGAAGGCACGTCGCCAGCGATCGTCGCGCCGGCCGAACTGGCCGTCGCCGAAGAGCTTCCGGTCGACCTGCCGTCGGTCGACGCAACCGCAGCGCTGTCGCAACCTGTGCCCGAAGCGGAACCGGCCAGCCAGTCGGCTGCCACATCGATTCCCATCGCCGCAGCAAAACAGACCGAAGCCGCCGCTCGGTCGAGCGCGACGCCATTGGCCGACGCCGCACCAACGATCGGTTCGGCAAAGATCGAAACGGCGGGGAATGCAACGACGGCGACAGCCGCCAAAGCCAAGTCGACCGATACGAATCCATTGGACCAAGTCGACCGAGCGAAGTTGCTGCAACGCGTCTCGCGCGCCTTTCAGCAACTGGGGACCGACGGCGGCAGCCTGAAGATCCGCCTGCACCCGCCGCGACTCGGATCGGTTGGGATCGACGTCAACGTCTCCGGACGGAAGATCAACGCGCGGATCGTGACCGAATCGGAAGCCGCCTCGCACGCGTTGCGAGAGAATCTACACGACCTCAAAAACCGGCTGGCCGAACAGGGATTTCAGATCGAATCGATCGAGATCGGCATGGAAAGCGAGATGGGGACGTCGCAAGGCGGCCAACAGGAACAGCGTGAAACGTTCCAAAACTTCGCCGCACCGCCGCGGCCACCGATGCCCGAACCGGTCGCCCCAACCGAACTGCCGCAGGAGATCGGCAGCTCGACAGGATCGTCGACCGAACAGCTGGATCTTGTCGCCTAA
- a CDS encoding flagellar export protein FliJ produces MKGFKFRLASLLNLRCSERDAARRGVADATQALGILETQIADKSSELENLKTQRGTHLKGKISVDQLLAQGRHEILVEQEKATLQQQVGQVNVELRKRELILQTADQEVKRIEKLRDRALQTYRDTEQARLQAEMDEVAAVLHQSAEHSLRGT; encoded by the coding sequence ATGAAAGGATTCAAATTTCGACTCGCCTCGCTGTTGAACCTGCGTTGCAGCGAGCGCGATGCGGCGCGGCGAGGCGTCGCCGACGCGACTCAGGCGTTGGGAATCCTGGAAACGCAGATCGCCGACAAAAGCAGCGAACTGGAAAATCTGAAGACGCAGCGCGGCACCCATTTAAAGGGGAAGATCAGCGTCGACCAATTGTTGGCTCAGGGACGCCATGAAATTCTCGTCGAGCAAGAAAAAGCTACACTTCAGCAGCAGGTCGGCCAGGTCAACGTCGAATTGCGAAAACGAGAACTGATCCTGCAGACAGCCGATCAAGAAGTCAAACGGATCGAAAAGCTGCGCGATCGCGCGTTGCAGACGTATCGCGACACAGAACAAGCGAGGCTGCAGGCCGAAATGGACGAAGTCGCCGCCGTGCTGCACCAGTCGGCGGAACATAGCTTACGTGGGACTTAA